A window of Candidatus Bathyarchaeota archaeon contains these coding sequences:
- a CDS encoding glycosyltransferase family 4 protein, translating into MRKVGVLRGPNLNPYEGQYFEKLPQFGYQPIGITTRDKVKQLSDISFPLRAGHNLRSLTKGKLKPLFSLVGKATKYNFESWNLRVVGLNKIAKDLDIIHSADIWYPFTYQAVKTGKPTVATQWENLPFNVKGKPYLKIQEYNRKHVTHFIAITEKAKEALTIEGVNPDKISVIPAGLDCQRFKPTTKAAPGRFNVSEDKTKILFVGRLTPEKGIFDLLHAFSIVLKNHANVELLIAGTGTIKMQTEIHNLSEKLKIQGHLRFLGSVKYSEMPQVHNLADIFCLPSVETDFWAEQFGYSIVEAMATEKPVISTFTGSIPEIVKNRVTGILVEQKNPPALASALDELLLDKKERERMGRNGRVWVLEAFEANKVAKQLATVYERIV; encoded by the coding sequence TTGCGAAAAGTCGGTGTCTTGAGGGGACCAAACCTAAACCCATATGAAGGGCAATATTTTGAGAAACTACCTCAATTTGGCTATCAACCCATAGGCATAACGACACGCGACAAAGTAAAACAACTCTCAGACATCAGCTTCCCATTGAGGGCGGGTCACAATCTTCGGTCACTTACAAAGGGCAAACTAAAACCCTTGTTCTCCCTAGTCGGCAAAGCAACAAAGTACAATTTTGAATCCTGGAACCTCCGAGTAGTCGGCTTAAACAAAATAGCCAAAGACCTCGACATCATCCACTCAGCAGACATATGGTACCCCTTCACGTACCAAGCAGTAAAAACAGGCAAACCAACCGTGGCAACACAGTGGGAAAACCTCCCCTTTAACGTCAAGGGAAAACCTTACCTAAAAATCCAAGAATACAACCGCAAACACGTAACCCACTTCATAGCCATAACAGAAAAAGCCAAAGAAGCCCTAACCATAGAAGGCGTCAACCCAGACAAAATTTCGGTGATCCCCGCAGGTCTAGACTGCCAAAGATTCAAACCAACAACCAAAGCAGCACCCGGCAGGTTTAATGTTTCAGAGGATAAAACCAAAATCCTCTTTGTGGGACGCCTGACCCCCGAAAAAGGCATATTCGACTTACTCCACGCGTTCTCAATAGTACTAAAAAATCATGCAAATGTTGAGTTGCTAATCGCGGGAACTGGAACAATAAAAATGCAAACAGAAATCCACAACCTATCTGAAAAACTGAAAATACAAGGCCACCTCCGATTCCTCGGCAGCGTCAAGTATTCAGAAATGCCTCAGGTCCACAACTTAGCTGACATCTTCTGTTTGCCAAGTGTCGAAACAGATTTCTGGGCGGAACAATTCGGCTACTCAATAGTTGAAGCCATGGCAACCGAAAAACCCGTAATCTCCACCTTTACAGGCTCCATCCCCGAAATCGTCAAGAACCGCGTTACAGGCATATTGGTTGAACAAAAAAACCCCCCAGCACTTGCTTCGGCTTTAGATGAGCTTTTGCTTGACAAAAAAGAGCGGGAACGCATGGGACGCAATGGACGCGTCTGGGTTTTGGAGGCTTTTGAAGCAAACAAGGTTGCCAAGCAACTGGCAACAGTCTACGAGCGCATTGTTTAG
- a CDS encoding glycosyltransferase family 2 protein, with translation MVYPLTYVVIINWNGKAILHKCLLTFFANTKSDNCRVILVDNGSTDGSVEMLQKDFPQIQLIKNNSNKGFSAANNQGIRVALANGAEQVLLLNNDIEITDSQWLEKLTTVLESDPQIGVAGCKLLFGDGRIQHAGGVITLRGASHRGEREVDGGQFDRVEFVDYVTGAVLLIKAKVIREIGLLDEGYSPIYCEDSDWCVRARLRGYKIIYTPKPTLIHHCGVDTAKMGSKKAFIFRKSAIRFFLLNYQTKDILKRLVRFEFPSVIACFIGRNRKGGFPLVLRSDASKRLAFLVGTWSPSIRDLRGILAKRQQRFQYKRKLQLSN, from the coding sequence TTGGTTTATCCGCTTACCTACGTGGTCATCATCAACTGGAATGGCAAAGCCATCCTGCATAAATGCTTGTTAACCTTCTTTGCCAACACCAAAAGCGACAATTGCAGAGTCATCCTAGTGGATAACGGAAGCACCGACGGCTCAGTCGAGATGCTGCAAAAAGACTTCCCACAAATCCAACTAATAAAAAACAACTCCAACAAAGGGTTCTCAGCAGCGAACAATCAGGGTATCCGAGTTGCCCTTGCAAACGGCGCCGAACAGGTTTTACTGTTGAACAATGACATAGAAATCACTGACAGCCAATGGCTCGAAAAACTCACAACCGTATTGGAATCTGACCCCCAGATCGGCGTTGCTGGCTGCAAGCTTCTTTTTGGGGATGGGCGAATTCAGCATGCCGGTGGCGTTATAACGCTTCGAGGGGCTTCCCATCGTGGTGAACGCGAGGTTGACGGGGGGCAGTTTGATAGGGTTGAATTTGTGGATTATGTTACTGGTGCAGTGTTGCTGATTAAGGCGAAGGTCATTAGAGAAATCGGGTTATTAGATGAGGGGTATTCTCCTATTTACTGTGAGGACAGCGATTGGTGTGTCCGTGCAAGACTCCGAGGCTACAAGATAATCTACACTCCCAAGCCAACGCTGATTCACCATTGCGGCGTTGACACCGCGAAGATGGGTTCCAAAAAAGCGTTCATTTTCAGGAAAAGCGCCATCCGATTTTTCTTACTCAACTACCAAACCAAAGACATCCTGAAGCGTCTTGTTAGGTTCGAGTTTCCATCAGTCATAGCTTGCTTTATTGGCCGTAACAGAAAAGGAGGCTTCCCCCTTGTCTTGCGTTCTGACGCTTCGAAGAGACTTGCGTTTCTTGTTGGCACATGGAGCCCCAGCATACGCGACCTCAGAGGCATCTTGGCTAAACGTCAGCAGAGGTTCCAGTACAAAAGAAAACTGCAACTCTCCAACTAA
- a CDS encoding FkbM family methyltransferase, whose amino-acid sequence MVTLTGLIKTLTVTSKPLDCLPYPDRKKIQFRRGPTLELTFPQFRNARDNISLLKRYGIRQVTYDLFEADFGDFKMTANLKIVCRMCQLADFFEKNNYQITKVDEDIFRIKKGKLELEGTFRMLEIFKELNSGAYEADFNDRVVLDIGGFQGESAVYFGMVGAKKVIVYEPVHEYCRLIEKNASSNHVNAEIHCSGIGNENTITALSIFDPVYEGSDQPRKEIVKITNITDIINQSKADIAKIDCEGAEICLTTVPSEVLRKIPQYIIELHGLQVRKAVTSKFLEAGFKITKSKGGSISTVHFQQGIDKENKL is encoded by the coding sequence TTGGTTACTTTAACTGGACTAATAAAAACATTAACTGTCACCTCTAAACCACTTGATTGTTTACCCTACCCTGACAGGAAAAAAATTCAATTCAGAAGAGGTCCTACACTGGAACTTACATTTCCACAGTTTAGGAATGCCCGAGATAATATTAGTTTACTGAAAAGATATGGAATCAGACAAGTGACTTATGATCTATTCGAGGCGGATTTCGGCGACTTCAAGATGACAGCAAATCTAAAAATAGTATGCAGAATGTGCCAGCTTGCAGATTTCTTTGAAAAGAATAATTATCAGATTACTAAGGTCGATGAAGATATTTTCCGAATAAAAAAGGGTAAACTCGAACTAGAAGGCACCTTTAGAATGTTGGAGATATTCAAAGAGTTGAATTCAGGTGCGTACGAAGCAGACTTTAATGATAGGGTTGTCCTTGATATTGGTGGTTTTCAGGGCGAATCAGCCGTCTACTTTGGCATGGTAGGAGCAAAAAAAGTTATCGTTTATGAACCCGTCCATGAATATTGCCGATTAATCGAAAAGAACGCTAGCTCTAACCATGTTAACGCTGAAATTCATTGCTCTGGAATTGGTAATGAAAACACTATCACGGCGCTTAGCATTTTCGACCCAGTTTATGAAGGTAGCGATCAACCTAGAAAAGAAATTGTCAAAATCACGAACATCACAGACATAATAAATCAGAGCAAAGCCGATATTGCAAAAATCGACTGCGAAGGAGCCGAAATATGTCTTACCACAGTTCCAAGTGAGGTCCTGAGAAAAATCCCCCAGTACATTATTGAGCTGCATGGCCTGCAAGTTCGAAAAGCGGTTACTTCGAAATTTCTAGAAGCAGGATTTAAAATTACAAAGTCAAAAGGGGGCTCTATTTCAACAGTTCATTTTCAACAAGGTATAGACAAAGAAAATAAGTTATAG
- a CDS encoding NAD-dependent epimerase/dehydratase family protein, which yields MKSKKVLVTGGAGFIGSWLVDELIERGHKVVTVDDLSGGYESNVNKKSKFIKADLRDRQKVDTIFSEEKFDIVFHLAAYAAEGQSIFSPIEINDINLTPMNNLLVAAVNNNVQKFVFTSSMAVYGSQQPPFSEEMLPMPEDPYGCGKAYCENMLKIFAHTYDFDFVIIRPHNVYGPRQNIADPFRNVLGIWINRIMKNKEPYIFGDGKQERAFSYIGDVAPAIANAGLESKANGETINVGSDEVTSINDACQVVLKAMNSKLKPIYQDARPGEVKYAYCTSEKSQKLLNYKTTTNLKKGIEIMVKWAKEVGPQEPTYRLPLEITKKAPQVWREKLV from the coding sequence GTGAAATCCAAAAAAGTCCTTGTCACAGGCGGAGCAGGCTTTATCGGCTCATGGCTCGTTGATGAACTTATTGAAAGAGGTCACAAAGTCGTAACGGTTGACGATCTAAGCGGAGGCTACGAATCAAACGTTAACAAGAAAAGTAAATTCATCAAAGCAGACCTTCGTGACCGCCAAAAAGTCGACACAATTTTTAGTGAAGAAAAATTCGACATAGTTTTCCATTTAGCTGCCTACGCAGCAGAAGGGCAATCAATATTTTCACCCATCGAAATCAACGACATAAACTTAACACCTATGAATAACCTCTTAGTTGCTGCGGTCAACAACAACGTCCAAAAATTCGTTTTCACCTCTTCAATGGCAGTCTATGGGAGCCAGCAACCACCTTTCAGTGAAGAAATGTTGCCTATGCCCGAAGACCCATATGGATGCGGCAAAGCTTACTGTGAAAACATGCTCAAAATATTTGCTCACACGTATGATTTTGATTTTGTAATTATACGGCCCCACAACGTTTATGGCCCAAGACAAAACATCGCTGACCCCTTCAGAAACGTATTGGGAATTTGGATAAACCGAATTATGAAGAACAAAGAACCCTACATTTTCGGTGACGGTAAACAAGAACGGGCTTTCTCTTACATCGGCGACGTGGCACCTGCCATCGCTAATGCAGGCTTAGAAAGTAAAGCTAACGGCGAGACAATTAATGTTGGCAGCGACGAGGTTACCTCAATAAACGACGCTTGCCAAGTTGTCTTAAAAGCCATGAACAGCAAGCTTAAGCCTATTTATCAGGATGCAAGACCCGGCGAAGTGAAATACGCGTATTGTACTAGTGAGAAATCACAAAAGCTACTCAACTACAAGACAACGACGAACTTGAAAAAGGGCATTGAAATCATGGTTAAGTGGGCAAAAGAGGTCGGTCCTCAAGAACCAACCTATAGGTTGCCGCTTGAGATAACAAAGAAAGCGCCGCAAGTTTGGAGAGAAAAACTGGTTTAG